From a single Apium graveolens cultivar Ventura chromosome 2, ASM990537v1, whole genome shotgun sequence genomic region:
- the LOC141696944 gene encoding uncharacterized protein LOC141696944 produces MVLVWDPPTEHFAASETVEVCEAAFNSGNYDKDLYDFQRFVVDAEQPLFEGSECTKLESMLKLQNWKARFGISDTAFTELLSSVGSILPKDNVLPPNAYEANKTLSDLGLEYIKIHSCPNDCILYRGIHSDASQCPHCKLSRWKVWKNDQLRVNVPAKVMWYFPIIPRFKQLFKSPSIAEIVTWHANQRINDDKMRHPADSPSWRNIDYRWPAFGSESRNIRLALSADGIKPHTNGLVNRYTCCPVVLVTYNLPPWLCMKRKFMMLSVLVPGPHEPGNNIDVYLQPLIDDLKKLWEEGEPNVYDAYSKSYFTLKAILLWTINDFPAYGNLSGCVNKGYKSCPICVDDTVAKYLSHSRKMCFHGHRRYLPRHHPYRRQKAAFNGQQELGNACQPLSGEEVLARQEQIDFFFGKEVKKSKKVECPWKKKICFL; encoded by the exons ATGGTTTTAGTTTGGG ACCCACCTACAGAGCACTTTGCTGCATCAGAAActgttgaagtttgtgaagcggCTTTTAATTCAGGTAATTACGATAAGGATTTATATGATTTTCAGAGGTTTGTTGTTGATGCGGAACAACCGTTGTTTGAGGGCAGCGAGTGCACAAAGTTAGAGTCAATGTTAAAATTGCAAAACTGGAAAGCTAGGTTTGGTATTAGCGACACTGCCTTTACTGAGCTGCTCTCTTCAGTTGGCTCAATCCTTCCCAAAGATAATGTGTTGCCTCCTAACGCATATGAAGCGAATAAAACTTTATCAGATTTAGGTCTAGAGTATATAAAAATTCATTCATGTCCCAATGATTGTATACTATACAGGGGCATACATTCTGATGCTTCTCAGTGTCCTCATTGCAAGCTGTCACGTTGGAAAGTATGGAAGAATGACCAACTTAGGGTCAATGTTCCAGCCAAGGTCATGTGGTATTTTCCTATAATTCCAAGATTTAAACAGTTATTTAAATCTCCCTCTATTGCTGAAATCGTGACTTGGCATGCAAATCAGCGAATAAATGATGACAAGATGCGACATCCGGCCGACTCTCCTTCTTGGAGGAATATCGATTATCGGTGGCCTGCCTTTGGTAGTGAATCTAGGAATATTAGGTTGGCTTTATCAGCGGATGGTATAAAACCACATACTAATGGGTTAGTCAATCGATACACTTGCTGTCCAGTAGTATTGGTAACGTACAATCTTCCTCCGTGGTTATGCATGAAAAGGAAGTTCATGATGTTGTCAGTTTTAGTTCCTGGTCCACATGAGCCGGGAAATAACATCGACGTTTATTTACAACCGTTGATTGATGATCTGAAAAAACTTTGGGAAGAAGGTGAACCAAACGTTTATGACGCCTATAGTAAATCATATTTCACTCTAAAAGCAATTTTGTTGTGGACTATAAATGATTTTCCAGCATATGGAAACTTGTCAGGCTGCGTGAATAAGGGTTATAAGAGTTGTCCAATTTGTGTTGACGATACTGTGGCTAAATATTTAAGTCATAGTAGGAAGATGTGCTTCCACGGTCATCGCCGGTATTTACCTAGGCATCACCCTTATAGGAGGCAGAAGGCGGCCTTTAACGGACAACAAGAGCTGGGGAACGCATGTCAACCCCTTTCCGGAGAAGAAGTGTTAGCGCGTCAGGAacaaattgattttttttttggaaaAGAGGTGAAGAAGTCAAAGAAggtggaatgtccatggaagaaAAAAATCTGTTTTCTTTGA